The Sedimentisphaera salicampi genome includes a region encoding these proteins:
- the trxB gene encoding thioredoxin-disulfide reductase, with protein MQQTKIYDCIIIGAGPAGLAAAIYAARDRYSTLVIEKFFPGGQINNTDKIENYPGFKEIGGQELVSRLYEQAMSFEPEMKMGRAVKNIVRTEDGLLNVECKKESFLARTVILTPGSNYRKLGVPGEEEFRNAGAGVSYCGTCDAPFFKDKKVLAVGGGNTAVEEALHLAKFCSEVTIIHRRDQFRAQKILAEQIEDAASKPDSNIRIKYSTVLKSIEGGDKVENAVLENVNTGEKEDFACDGVFIFVGMVPNTQFLKRIVELEDDGFIKCDPMTLKTSMPGVFVAGDCRTGAAMQLVTAIADGVVAALNIKHHIMDPDWWQG; from the coding sequence ATGCAGCAAACTAAGATCTACGATTGCATAATCATTGGAGCAGGCCCTGCTGGGCTTGCAGCAGCTATTTACGCCGCCAGAGACAGATATTCTACTCTTGTTATTGAGAAATTCTTCCCGGGCGGGCAGATTAACAATACAGATAAAATAGAAAATTATCCGGGGTTTAAGGAAATTGGCGGTCAGGAGCTGGTAAGCCGGCTTTACGAGCAGGCAATGAGCTTTGAACCTGAAATGAAGATGGGCAGGGCGGTTAAGAATATAGTTAGAACCGAAGACGGCCTTCTTAATGTGGAGTGCAAGAAGGAATCATTCCTTGCAAGAACTGTAATCCTCACTCCCGGCAGCAATTACAGGAAACTTGGCGTTCCAGGCGAAGAGGAATTCAGAAACGCTGGAGCGGGCGTAAGCTACTGCGGTACTTGCGATGCCCCTTTCTTCAAGGACAAGAAGGTGCTCGCTGTGGGGGGCGGTAATACCGCTGTGGAAGAGGCCCTGCACCTTGCTAAATTCTGCAGCGAGGTAACTATTATTCACCGAAGAGATCAGTTCAGGGCTCAAAAAATTCTTGCAGAGCAGATAGAAGATGCCGCTTCAAAGCCCGATTCAAATATCAGAATCAAATACAGCACTGTGCTGAAGTCTATCGAAGGCGGAGATAAGGTGGAAAATGCGGTGCTTGAGAATGTTAATACCGGCGAAAAAGAGGATTTTGCCTGCGACGGGGTCTTCATATTCGTTGGGATGGTTCCAAACACGCAATTTCTGAAGAGAATTGTGGAGCTTGAGGACGACGGATTTATTAAGTGCGACCCGATGACTCTTAAAACCAGTATGCCCGGGGTGTTTGTTGCAGGAGACTGCCGCACAGGGGCTGCTATGCAGCTGGTTACCGCCATTGCCGACGGCGTGGTGGCCGCCTTGAATATAAAGCATCATATTATGGACCCGGACTGGTGGCAGGGGTAG
- a CDS encoding glycoside hydrolase family 43 protein, translating to MQRLALTAVLFSSAVLGGVLRNGHFEDSLVWQGGKWSVAGGSIFQSSPNGFARAVWPVNLPENYQITAEVKKLDGPEGPMIAFRADGLEKMYCLNPASSRENGAFQFIDGNKIQNLTQGYTRVFSNQQWYRVKVVCRGNEYQSYVNGNKFSSVTIERPLIANNSVGIVSFESSVEVRNFAVKDIEGNVLFYPSLEKEMSSITGWNLGGNGNAEVLREGAKDSKCLFLNSEAQLRLSQTSLNLNKEKNYRLKLDYKAVDMAKLPKEIFLFVYYLWQGHEGPRYAYSLDGLHWKNLNPKEPVFQPDVGEEKRFMDPSLIKGPDGRFHMVWTIGWDQDSIAIAHSDNLYEWSLQKALPVMAHKKNVQNCWNPEIFYDENSGQYYIYWASSLKGSFPKTANTTPDGRNHRIYYTTTKDFITYSPAKLMFDNDTNVITPKIVQTRSGKYVMFVKNESRWPEEKNIRMMVSDDIENWDSPLSEPIHDNGFWAEGPSVLKKRGCWYVFYEKYMASKFGAAKSCGLEQWEDVSDEIFMPEGIRQGSFVRVSKRKFKNLAGRFHLGLSSPDKVVVNVKDGQIELLRFSLDSFKPEWNTFETSFYSVYSTEDAVLSINVEGESQIWLDDIILEEAGQEQ from the coding sequence ATGCAAAGATTAGCCTTGACAGCCGTTTTGTTTTCCTCAGCTGTTCTTGGCGGGGTATTGAGAAACGGGCATTTTGAAGATTCCCTTGTCTGGCAGGGGGGCAAGTGGTCTGTTGCCGGCGGGTCAATCTTTCAATCCTCACCAAACGGGTTTGCAAGGGCAGTTTGGCCTGTTAATCTTCCTGAAAATTACCAGATCACAGCAGAAGTAAAAAAACTTGATGGTCCAGAAGGCCCGATGATTGCATTCAGGGCAGATGGACTTGAAAAAATGTATTGCCTTAACCCTGCTTCAAGCAGGGAAAACGGTGCTTTTCAGTTTATAGACGGCAATAAAATACAGAACTTAACTCAAGGTTACACCAGAGTTTTTTCAAATCAGCAGTGGTACAGAGTGAAAGTTGTTTGCAGGGGCAATGAATATCAGTCTTATGTAAACGGGAATAAATTCAGCTCTGTTACGATTGAAAGGCCTCTGATAGCTAATAATTCCGTGGGGATTGTGAGCTTTGAGTCCTCTGTAGAGGTGAGAAATTTCGCAGTTAAGGATATTGAAGGTAATGTCCTTTTCTATCCTTCTCTTGAGAAGGAAATGAGCAGCATAACAGGCTGGAACCTTGGAGGGAACGGAAATGCTGAGGTTTTGAGAGAGGGAGCAAAAGATTCGAAATGCCTTTTTCTCAACAGCGAGGCTCAGCTGCGCCTTTCTCAAACCAGCCTAAATCTAAACAAAGAAAAAAACTACCGCCTGAAATTAGACTACAAAGCAGTAGATATGGCTAAGCTGCCGAAGGAAATATTCCTTTTTGTTTATTACCTTTGGCAAGGGCATGAAGGCCCGAGATATGCTTACAGCCTTGACGGACTGCACTGGAAAAATCTCAATCCGAAAGAACCTGTCTTCCAGCCGGATGTAGGCGAGGAAAAACGGTTTATGGATCCGAGCCTGATAAAAGGACCGGACGGCCGCTTCCATATGGTTTGGACAATTGGCTGGGATCAGGACAGCATCGCAATTGCCCATTCAGATAACCTCTATGAGTGGTCGCTGCAGAAGGCTCTGCCTGTTATGGCCCATAAGAAAAATGTGCAGAATTGCTGGAATCCCGAAATCTTCTACGACGAAAATTCCGGCCAGTACTACATATACTGGGCATCGAGCCTTAAAGGCAGTTTCCCGAAAACTGCAAACACCACGCCGGACGGGAGAAATCACAGGATTTACTACACTACGACTAAGGATTTCATAACATACTCACCTGCAAAACTGATGTTTGATAACGATACAAACGTTATAACACCCAAAATCGTGCAGACCCGCAGCGGGAAATACGTAATGTTCGTAAAGAATGAATCCCGCTGGCCGGAAGAAAAAAATATAAGAATGATGGTTTCTGATGACATTGAAAACTGGGATTCCCCTCTCAGTGAACCGATCCACGATAACGGCTTCTGGGCGGAGGGGCCTTCTGTCTTGAAAAAAAGGGGCTGCTGGTACGTATTTTATGAGAAGTATATGGCTTCAAAATTCGGGGCTGCTAAAAGCTGCGGCCTTGAGCAGTGGGAGGATGTCTCGGATGAAATCTTTATGCCCGAGGGAATTCGGCAGGGCTCATTCGTGCGGGTTTCAAAGCGTAAATTCAAAAATCTTGCAGGCAGATTTCATTTAGGGCTTTCTTCTCCTGACAAGGTTGTTGTAAACGTAAAAGACGGGCAGATTGAGCTTCTCAGGTTCTCTTTGGATAGCTTCAAGCCTGAATGGAACACCTTCGAGACCAGCTTTTACTCTGTTTACAGCACCGAAGATGCGGTTTTGAGCATTAATGTAGAGGGCGAATCACAGATTTGGCTTGATGATATAATTTTGGAAGAGGCAGGGCAGGAACAGTGA
- a CDS encoding shikimate kinase, which produces MKEGKNIILIGMPGAGKSTIGVLLAKYLSMWFIDTDVLIQSLERKTLREIIASEGLERFIEIEKHHLQTIQASNAVIATGGSAVYDDEAMNSLKEGGVVLFLDVPAEEIERRIECTAERGVVMSSGQSIRELYEERVPLYRKFADVEVQCGSRSQEENAQCIAEMFKRD; this is translated from the coding sequence GTGAAAGAAGGAAAAAATATAATACTTATCGGTATGCCCGGGGCTGGGAAAAGCACAATCGGTGTGCTGCTGGCAAAGTACCTCTCGATGTGGTTTATAGATACAGATGTTTTGATTCAGTCTCTGGAGAGAAAAACGCTTCGTGAGATAATAGCCTCTGAAGGGCTCGAGAGGTTTATCGAAATAGAAAAGCATCATCTCCAGACCATTCAGGCATCTAATGCGGTAATCGCAACCGGCGGAAGCGCTGTTTATGATGATGAGGCGATGAACAGCCTGAAGGAAGGCGGGGTTGTATTGTTTCTTGATGTGCCGGCAGAGGAGATAGAGAGGAGAATCGAATGTACCGCTGAGAGGGGGGTTGTGATGTCTTCAGGACAGTCTATCCGCGAGCTTTATGAAGAGCGCGTGCCGCTGTACCGCAAATTTGCCGATGTTGAGGTGCAGTGCGGCAGTCGTTCGCAGGAAGAAAATGCCCAGTGTATTGCTGAGATGTTCAAGCGGGATTAG
- a CDS encoding dockerin type I domain-containing protein: MRNCIIVLFLLCPLASGIVLHPGSEPPANWSGRPPSAVLGRWNTNASCVVISPGCIITTRHQGGAYGSTAEIDGVSYKAVRIVEYPDSEADIRIAKLRYANFAEQVSINSTVNERGSDVVLGGYGKYRDDDPNNQIDYGYEWTGDNSQIHWGSNEFGWLDYKNENGDIDLLKLDFDSPGETDYECSIAEYDSGGGIFYNNGQEWLLMGVFYSVDTKYGNMAYYLNPDTKLPDPQTIYAHRARDFQNWADQTIADLSNCGSNPADIDGDCRVNEADIKELAKNWLKTSPTGNAAESDVNSDDAVNMLDFAEIFQSWQDDYY; encoded by the coding sequence ATGAGAAACTGTATAATAGTTTTATTTCTGCTTTGCCCTTTAGCTTCTGGGATAGTGCTGCATCCCGGCAGCGAACCCCCTGCAAACTGGAGCGGCAGACCTCCCTCGGCGGTTCTGGGCAGGTGGAATACCAACGCCTCGTGCGTAGTAATTTCGCCCGGCTGCATAATCACGACCCGCCATCAGGGAGGCGCATACGGAAGCACAGCAGAAATCGATGGGGTAAGCTACAAAGCCGTAAGAATAGTTGAATATCCTGATTCAGAGGCAGATATCCGCATAGCAAAGCTAAGATATGCAAATTTTGCAGAGCAGGTAAGCATAAATTCCACAGTAAATGAAAGAGGCTCGGATGTTGTTTTGGGAGGATACGGCAAATACAGAGATGACGACCCAAACAATCAGATTGATTACGGCTATGAATGGACAGGAGACAACTCCCAGATCCATTGGGGCTCAAATGAATTTGGATGGCTGGACTATAAAAATGAAAACGGCGATATAGACCTGCTCAAGCTGGATTTTGACAGCCCAGGCGAGACAGATTACGAATGCAGTATAGCAGAATACGATTCGGGAGGCGGGATTTTCTACAACAACGGACAGGAATGGCTGCTCATGGGTGTGTTTTATTCTGTAGATACCAAATACGGAAACATGGCCTATTATCTAAACCCCGATACAAAACTGCCCGACCCTCAGACAATTTATGCTCACAGAGCGAGAGATTTCCAAAACTGGGCAGATCAGACAATCGCTGATTTATCCAACTGCGGCTCGAATCCCGCCGATATAGACGGAGACTGCCGCGTGAATGAAGCTGATATCAAAGAGCTTGCCAAAAACTGGCTGAAAACATCACCAACTGGAAATGCGGCCGAATCGGATGTAAACTCAGACGACGCTGTGAATATGCTCGATTTTGCAGAAATTTTCCAGAGCTGGCAGGATGATTACTACTAA
- a CDS encoding uroporphyrinogen decarboxylase family protein yields MTVITMEKQKTILDETLKAYQAGRRVKAPLAGFPGCDLTGYSIKVAQQNPAAHFECIRAIYDRFNPDVSFMMMDLSAEANALGIPVRFPKNESATVEEHPIAGAEDIEPLRKIDITADSRISGYLKAVELISKKLDNMCCAYMAGPITLAGLLSGAEKVAMDAVLEPDKFRALAEFSAGVLESYASALCDAGADAICILEPTGVIFGPNEFEAYSAKYVERINNLCRDKGVETIYHICGNSMHLIEKMTNSGVSALSLDSPDTGVDLHLAAEKAGEDVVIIGDLNPVSVMKESNAQEVYQAATELLDKMKDVPNFILSTGCDLPPGTPPENIEAFMKAESDYSG; encoded by the coding sequence ATGACCGTAATCACAATGGAAAAGCAAAAAACGATTCTTGATGAAACCTTAAAGGCCTATCAGGCGGGCAGGCGAGTGAAAGCACCGCTGGCCGGTTTCCCCGGCTGCGATCTTACCGGCTACAGCATCAAGGTAGCCCAGCAGAACCCTGCCGCACATTTCGAGTGCATAAGGGCGATTTATGACAGGTTCAATCCTGATGTATCTTTTATGATGATGGATTTATCCGCTGAGGCAAATGCCCTCGGCATTCCCGTACGTTTTCCGAAAAACGAATCGGCCACTGTTGAGGAGCATCCGATAGCGGGCGCTGAGGATATTGAGCCCCTGCGGAAGATAGACATTACTGCTGATTCCCGGATCAGCGGATATCTGAAGGCGGTTGAGCTGATTTCCAAAAAGCTTGATAATATGTGCTGCGCATATATGGCCGGCCCTATCACCCTTGCAGGGCTGCTTTCCGGTGCTGAGAAGGTGGCGATGGATGCGGTTTTAGAGCCCGATAAATTCAGGGCGCTTGCGGAATTCTCTGCCGGCGTGCTTGAAAGCTACGCCTCTGCTCTCTGCGATGCGGGGGCTGATGCGATATGCATCTTAGAGCCCACGGGCGTGATTTTCGGGCCGAATGAATTCGAGGCCTACAGCGCCAAATACGTTGAACGGATAAATAACCTCTGCCGCGATAAGGGCGTGGAAACGATATACCACATCTGCGGAAATTCAATGCACCTCATTGAGAAAATGACCAATTCCGGCGTTTCCGCCTTGAGCCTCGATTCGCCTGATACCGGCGTGGATTTGCACCTTGCAGCGGAGAAGGCAGGGGAAGATGTAGTTATAATCGGCGATTTGAACCCCGTTTCGGTGATGAAGGAGTCTAACGCGCAAGAGGTGTATCAGGCGGCAACTGAGCTCCTCGATAAGATGAAGGATGTGCCGAATTTTATCCTCAGCACAGGCTGCGATTTGCCTCCGGGAACTCCCCCCGAGAACATTGAAGCATTTATGAAAGCCGAAAGCGATTACTCGGGCTGA
- a CDS encoding SMP-30/gluconolactonase/LRE family protein — translation MFARKLAIITFAALIPAFLLAESSGEHQKPYKLKKLADSFAFTEGPAADSNGNIFFTDIPNNKIHIYTDEGKLKTFLKGSKGANGLAFDESGNLIACMGSAGKVASIDPEKNIKTLAGEYKSKPFNSPNDLWLTPEGGIYFTDPRYGRRDNLPQDGEHVYYLPPDKSKPIRVIDDMVRPNGIVGDPARSLLYVADAGAGKTYSYKPKPDGTLSEKKLFVEFGSDGMTLDSQGNLYITNEKVMAFNPEGKQILTIDTPERPSNLCFASNKEKKLFITARTSLYCAVMENRLYSFTVNDIDSSPVSLSEYQGRVVLVVNVASKCGFTKQYAELQELYEKYKDEGFTVLGFPANNFANQEPGSNAEIKNFCTSKFNVTFPMFSKISVKGKDIHPLYDYLTDKSQSGENAHKITWNFNKFLINRAGNTIAYFGSRTSPMDKKIVQKIEKALQE, via the coding sequence ATGTTTGCCAGAAAACTCGCCATCATAACGTTTGCAGCCCTCATTCCAGCTTTTCTGCTAGCCGAAAGCTCCGGCGAGCACCAAAAACCCTACAAGCTGAAAAAACTTGCAGATTCATTCGCATTTACCGAGGGGCCTGCGGCAGACTCAAACGGAAACATCTTCTTCACAGACATCCCAAACAACAAAATTCATATATACACCGACGAGGGGAAGCTGAAAACCTTCCTCAAAGGCAGCAAAGGTGCAAACGGGCTTGCATTCGATGAATCGGGAAATCTTATTGCGTGTATGGGCTCTGCTGGAAAAGTGGCAAGCATTGATCCAGAGAAAAACATCAAAACTCTGGCCGGCGAGTACAAATCAAAGCCCTTCAACAGCCCCAATGATCTCTGGCTTACCCCCGAGGGCGGGATTTACTTCACAGACCCCCGCTACGGCAGAAGAGACAATCTCCCCCAAGACGGCGAACACGTTTACTATCTTCCTCCGGATAAGAGCAAACCCATCCGCGTGATAGATGATATGGTTCGCCCCAACGGTATAGTTGGAGACCCGGCCCGCAGCCTTCTCTACGTGGCAGATGCCGGCGCAGGAAAAACCTACTCCTATAAGCCAAAACCAGACGGTACGCTCAGCGAGAAGAAGCTTTTCGTTGAATTCGGCTCAGACGGCATGACTCTCGACAGCCAAGGGAATCTCTATATCACAAACGAAAAAGTTATGGCTTTCAATCCCGAAGGCAAACAGATCCTTACGATTGATACCCCCGAGAGGCCATCAAATCTCTGTTTTGCTTCAAATAAAGAAAAAAAGCTTTTCATTACCGCCCGCACTTCGTTATACTGCGCAGTTATGGAAAACAGACTATACTCATTTACAGTGAACGATATAGACTCCAGCCCGGTTTCTCTCTCGGAATATCAGGGCAGGGTGGTTCTGGTGGTTAATGTTGCGAGCAAATGCGGGTTTACGAAACAATATGCAGAGCTCCAAGAGCTCTACGAGAAATACAAGGACGAGGGCTTCACAGTTCTCGGCTTCCCCGCCAACAACTTTGCCAATCAGGAGCCGGGCAGCAATGCCGAGATCAAAAACTTCTGCACGAGCAAATTTAACGTTACCTTCCCGATGTTCTCAAAGATTTCGGTAAAAGGCAAGGATATTCATCCCCTCTACGACTACCTCACAGACAAAAGCCAAAGCGGGGAAAATGCCCACAAGATCACATGGAATTTCAACAAGTTCCTCATAAATAGGGCAGGAAACACAATTGCCTACTTCGGCTCAAGAACCAGCCCGATGGATAAAAAAATCGTTCAAAAGATCGAAAAGGCCCTGCAGGAATAA
- a CDS encoding alkaline phosphatase, with translation MNLIKKSLMLLVAAGAAVFAASTPSSAYKAEADTNKDGVVNNQDLSEMASSWLGEDEGPKYVFCFIGDGMASPHIHATEAYLKQKVQADDPDGDLGAGSLGTAGSELLTMSQLPVMGMQRTYADNRFITGSAAAATAFSCGHKTNINTISMDPEHTMDYVTIAEAAKDKGMKVGIVSSVSIDHATPACYYAHNEHRGNYWDIANQLSESGFDYFGGGGMKGERTSGGNRKYAPGQPAADASNCPIQHAMDNGYTVCENKAELEAAAPGQKVFAYSKDYIDGSWALPYDIDRDPADASIADYTSEGIRLLDNENGFFMMVEAGKIDWACHANDAVTAIKDTIAFDEAVAQAYDFYLDHPEETLIVVTGDHDCGGMTLGAAGTGYNTYYEVFENQTMSCDAFVAGPLADHKAAYGQDPWNNAIDMNQDIKDKIENAFGLDYDAVSDFDRTQLENAYDETMGGNAVPDNNENWQLYGYYDPLRVTVTHIMNRNAGLAWTSYSHTAVPVPVMAVGSGQWKFDGYYENTAIADKIADIMQVSLEEAAQ, from the coding sequence ATGAATCTTATCAAAAAATCTCTTATGCTGCTCGTTGCAGCAGGCGCAGCGGTTTTCGCTGCAAGCACTCCGTCTTCTGCCTACAAGGCTGAAGCCGACACCAACAAGGACGGCGTTGTAAACAACCAAGACCTTTCGGAAATGGCTTCAAGCTGGCTCGGCGAAGATGAAGGGCCGAAGTATGTCTTCTGCTTCATTGGCGATGGTATGGCAAGCCCCCATATCCACGCAACTGAAGCTTACCTCAAGCAGAAGGTTCAGGCAGACGATCCTGACGGCGATCTCGGCGCCGGAAGCCTTGGAACTGCTGGTTCAGAGCTTCTTACTATGAGCCAGCTTCCTGTGATGGGTATGCAGAGAACTTACGCAGACAACCGCTTCATCACCGGCTCTGCAGCCGCTGCTACCGCCTTCTCCTGCGGGCACAAGACCAATATCAACACAATCAGCATGGACCCGGAGCACACGATGGACTACGTTACGATCGCTGAAGCAGCCAAGGACAAAGGCATGAAAGTTGGTATCGTTTCGAGCGTATCAATCGACCATGCTACCCCTGCCTGCTACTACGCTCACAACGAACACCGCGGAAACTACTGGGACATCGCCAATCAGCTCTCTGAATCCGGCTTTGACTACTTCGGCGGCGGCGGAATGAAAGGCGAAAGAACAAGCGGAGGCAATCGTAAATACGCCCCGGGGCAGCCAGCTGCGGATGCTTCAAACTGCCCAATCCAGCACGCTATGGACAACGGCTACACAGTATGCGAAAATAAGGCAGAGCTTGAAGCTGCTGCTCCGGGCCAGAAGGTTTTCGCCTACAGCAAAGACTACATCGACGGTTCTTGGGCTCTTCCATACGATATAGACAGAGACCCTGCAGACGCCTCTATCGCTGATTACACCTCAGAAGGAATCAGACTGCTGGACAACGAAAACGGCTTCTTTATGATGGTTGAAGCCGGGAAGATCGACTGGGCGTGCCACGCCAACGATGCTGTTACAGCTATAAAAGATACCATCGCTTTCGATGAAGCTGTTGCACAGGCCTATGATTTCTACCTCGACCACCCTGAAGAAACGCTCATCGTTGTTACAGGCGACCACGACTGCGGCGGTATGACCCTCGGCGCCGCTGGTACAGGCTACAACACATACTATGAAGTATTCGAAAACCAGACAATGTCTTGCGATGCCTTTGTAGCAGGCCCGCTTGCAGACCACAAGGCTGCTTACGGACAGGATCCTTGGAACAACGCTATCGATATGAATCAGGACATCAAAGACAAAATTGAAAATGCCTTCGGCCTTGATTACGATGCAGTATCAGACTTCGACAGAACACAGCTTGAAAATGCATACGATGAGACAATGGGCGGAAACGCCGTGCCAGACAACAACGAAAACTGGCAGCTCTACGGCTACTACGACCCGCTCAGAGTTACCGTTACCCACATTATGAACCGCAATGCCGGCCTTGCTTGGACATCTTACAGCCACACTGCTGTTCCAGTACCGGTAATGGCTGTTGGCTCAGGACAGTGGAAATTCGACGGCTACTACGAAAACACCGCTATCGCTGATAAAATCGCCGATATTATGCAGGTTAGTCTTGAAGAAGCGGCTCAGTAA